The following proteins come from a genomic window of Acinetobacter baumannii:
- a CDS encoding NAD(P)/FAD-dependent oxidoreductase, with the protein MKIISKPQLLKDVEYKPSQSLQVGKEWSWLNPKHAKFDSTTVNGTSVNNPANYYESSLSDWHTFDSLNADIECDVVVIGGGLLGSSTALHLAEQGVDTVLLEKNRIGSAASGRNGGQLTPGLARWEAQEMADRLSYEDAKKLWHFTSTEAMQLIDDISEKYQLNFDRKYGHITAAVHEGHLVGLTQGADARKYLGEDHTRIVGKHELMDFIKSDYYTGGLIDELGGQIHPLALNRGLIYGFCKNGGSVYEQTEVISIEEKADGIYVHTANAVVKAKKSVVLAVHHASFKLLSEQNNTTIPFYTYVATTAPLEFDTKELLPFGHPVYDTQFQIDYYRPVFNNRLLFGGQGTGTCWGPEKTLNYLEHRIHTVFPQIKNLEMDFVWSGTTDLTVNGAVDSRKFGNKFPIYAVHGWSGHGVAQTVRIGKAIANDFVGQSNDFEMLSNIDHQNIIFGRTLAPVVIPLAKSMYGIGAMINPGKMVSF; encoded by the coding sequence ATGAAAATTATTTCTAAACCTCAACTTTTAAAAGATGTGGAATATAAACCAAGTCAGTCTTTACAAGTGGGTAAAGAATGGAGCTGGTTAAATCCAAAACACGCGAAATTTGACTCAACTACGGTTAATGGCACTTCGGTAAATAACCCAGCAAACTACTATGAAAGTTCCCTGTCCGATTGGCATACATTTGACAGTTTAAATGCTGATATTGAATGTGATGTCGTGGTTATTGGTGGTGGTTTATTAGGTTCATCGACTGCCCTACACTTAGCTGAACAAGGCGTAGATACCGTTTTATTAGAAAAAAACCGTATTGGTAGTGCAGCTTCAGGGCGAAATGGCGGACAACTTACCCCAGGTTTAGCACGCTGGGAAGCTCAAGAAATGGCTGACCGATTAAGTTATGAAGATGCCAAAAAGCTATGGCATTTTACTTCTACGGAAGCCATGCAACTCATTGATGATATCTCTGAAAAATACCAACTCAACTTTGACCGTAAATACGGGCATATTACTGCCGCCGTTCATGAAGGACATTTGGTTGGCTTAACCCAAGGTGCCGATGCCCGAAAATACTTAGGTGAAGACCATACTCGTATTGTGGGTAAACATGAACTCATGGACTTTATTAAGTCAGACTACTATACAGGCGGTTTAATTGATGAGTTAGGTGGACAAATTCATCCGTTGGCTCTAAACCGTGGTTTAATTTATGGCTTTTGCAAAAACGGCGGTAGTGTTTATGAACAAACAGAAGTTATTTCAATAGAAGAAAAGGCAGATGGTATTTATGTTCACACAGCAAATGCAGTCGTGAAAGCCAAAAAGTCTGTAGTTTTAGCGGTACACCATGCCTCGTTTAAACTTTTATCTGAGCAGAACAATACCACTATTCCGTTTTACACTTATGTCGCGACCACCGCTCCTTTAGAGTTTGATACCAAAGAGCTTCTGCCATTTGGACATCCGGTTTATGACACTCAGTTCCAGATTGATTACTACCGTCCTGTGTTTAACAACCGCTTATTATTTGGTGGGCAAGGTACTGGCACATGCTGGGGGCCAGAGAAAACTTTAAATTACCTAGAGCATCGAATTCATACAGTTTTCCCTCAAATTAAAAATCTAGAAATGGATTTTGTCTGGAGTGGCACTACTGATTTAACCGTTAATGGTGCAGTCGACAGCCGTAAGTTTGGTAACAAGTTCCCGATTTATGCAGTTCACGGCTGGAGCGGTCACGGCGTGGCACAAACGGTACGTATTGGTAAAGCCATTGCAAATGACTTTGTTGGGCAATCTAATGACTTTGAAATGTTATCTAACATTGACCATCAAAATATTATTTTTGGCCGTACGCTTGCCCCTGTCGTTATTCCACTCGCAAAAAGTATGTATGGCATCGGTGCAATGATTAACCCAGGCAAAATGGTATCTTTCTAA
- a CDS encoding cache domain-containing protein: MTQQLDIEELQNLLKTVVDETTSITEKLATKASKILSKHASEKNADIKLSTSERSALQKEIKKALNQSHYSQGTGFASYSPATQEEQDYWTLEWWYKKEDQLQQAKLENYQNAQRFLDFRSFEWFHKPAQNKSPCIHGPYVDYICNGAYTITIAHPVMIHDHFIGVIATDILVSALEKLLMPKLKNIKQKTVIMNDSSRVITSNDISIRTGTLFKEKTDQQFFSQPCQSFQLVVI; this comes from the coding sequence ATGACCCAACAGTTAGATATAGAAGAGCTACAAAATTTGTTAAAGACGGTGGTTGACGAAACAACCTCTATTACAGAAAAACTCGCAACTAAGGCGAGCAAGATTTTGTCAAAGCATGCATCTGAAAAAAATGCAGATATTAAGCTTTCAACTTCAGAACGCTCTGCTTTGCAAAAGGAAATTAAAAAAGCACTTAATCAGAGCCATTATAGTCAAGGAACTGGTTTTGCGAGTTATAGTCCGGCAACTCAAGAGGAACAAGACTACTGGACACTCGAATGGTGGTATAAAAAAGAAGATCAATTACAACAAGCAAAACTTGAAAACTATCAAAATGCGCAGCGTTTTTTAGATTTCCGCTCATTTGAGTGGTTCCATAAACCTGCACAAAATAAAAGTCCATGCATACATGGACCTTATGTTGATTATATCTGTAATGGTGCCTACACCATTACCATTGCCCACCCTGTCATGATTCATGACCACTTTATTGGCGTCATTGCGACCGATATTTTAGTTTCGGCTCTCGAAAAACTGCTTATGCCCAAACTCAAAAATATTAAGCAAAAGACTGTCATTATGAATGATTCATCTCGGGTCATTACTTCAAATGACATTAGCATCAGAACCGGGACATTATTTAAAGAAAAGACTGATCAACAGTTTTTCTCGCAACCATGTCAGTCTTTCCAGCTGGTTGTCATCTAA
- a CDS encoding CsgG/HfaB family protein, with product MKKILIITMASSFGLIACSTTETSRTIQSPQVTAATATTKYIGVKTPISIGKFDNRSSYMRGVFSDNVDRLGGQAKTILETHLQQTGYFSVLNRDNLSEIKQEVGYSNTAQSIKGARYVITGDVSEFGRKEVGDQQLFGILGRGKQQVAYAKVNLNIVDVKTSEVVHSVQGAGEYALGAREVLGFGTTASYDSTLNGKVLDLAVREAVNNLVTDIQNNRWSIQ from the coding sequence ATGAAAAAAATATTAATCATTACTATGGCGAGTTCTTTCGGTTTAATTGCGTGTTCAACTACTGAAACTTCAAGAACGATACAAAGTCCACAAGTCACTGCTGCTACTGCTACAACAAAATATATCGGAGTAAAAACTCCTATTTCTATTGGTAAGTTTGATAATCGCTCTAGTTATATGAGAGGCGTTTTCTCTGATAATGTCGATCGTTTAGGTGGGCAGGCGAAAACTATTCTTGAAACACATTTACAGCAAACTGGCTATTTTTCAGTTTTAAACCGTGACAATCTATCAGAAATTAAACAAGAAGTAGGCTATAGCAATACTGCTCAATCTATTAAAGGTGCTCGCTACGTTATTACTGGTGATGTCTCTGAATTTGGTCGTAAAGAAGTAGGCGATCAACAGTTATTTGGTATTTTAGGACGCGGTAAACAACAAGTTGCTTATGCCAAAGTTAATTTAAATATTGTTGATGTAAAAACATCAGAAGTTGTGCATTCGGTACAAGGTGCTGGTGAATATGCATTAGGTGCACGTGAAGTTTTAGGCTTTGGTACTACAGCTTCTTACGATTCTACGTTAAATGGTAAAGTACTCGACTTAGCTGTTCGTGAAGCAGTAAATAATCTTGTGACAGATATTCAAAATAACCGTTGGTCAATTCAATAA
- a CDS encoding FadR/GntR family transcriptional regulator yields the protein MSAYTIIFAPIAQATRSEQVVERLENAIISGLLKSNEQLPNEADLARLMGVSPITVREALNTLRVKGLIDTRRGRNGGSFVCELPSDLLLNQHPLRQASNEYLADLGEFHSAILSHSAYLAAQRTTEYELNKIKELIEQFEQAVEADTRAQLDLRCLLTLTSFAQSSRLANQELTIQAEWAPLIAVLYQDDDFHREVVKQYHHLLSSFMQNNENEAVIQARKIVSMLTDQMLRYKLSSE from the coding sequence ATGTCAGCATATACGATAATTTTTGCACCTATTGCTCAAGCAACTCGTTCGGAACAAGTTGTAGAACGCTTGGAAAATGCAATTATCTCTGGTTTGCTCAAGAGCAATGAACAACTTCCTAATGAAGCAGACTTAGCACGCTTAATGGGAGTTTCACCAATTACCGTTCGCGAAGCACTAAATACTTTACGCGTAAAGGGTTTAATTGATACACGTCGCGGAAGAAATGGTGGAAGTTTTGTTTGTGAGCTACCTTCTGATTTACTTTTAAATCAACATCCTTTGCGCCAAGCTTCAAATGAGTATCTTGCCGATTTAGGCGAGTTTCACAGTGCAATTTTAAGTCATAGTGCCTATCTGGCCGCTCAAAGAACTACTGAATATGAACTTAACAAAATAAAAGAGTTAATTGAACAATTTGAACAAGCCGTTGAAGCAGATACACGTGCACAGCTTGATTTACGTTGTTTACTCACACTCACCTCATTTGCCCAGTCTTCAAGACTGGCAAATCAGGAACTCACGATTCAGGCTGAATGGGCTCCGCTTATCGCCGTACTTTATCAAGATGATGATTTTCACCGTGAGGTTGTAAAACAATATCACCATCTTTTGTCGTCTTTTATGCAAAACAATGAAAATGAAGCTGTGATTCAAGCCCGAAAAATAGTTTCAATGCTGACTGACCAAATGCTTCGATATAAGTTATCGAGTGAATAA
- a CDS encoding DUF4810 domain-containing protein — translation MKKILFSSFLAMSLVGCAAGPQPLYNWGTYTHQTYLMYNAPEKATPNTQITKLEAEIEKTKGKGLAVPPGLYAHLGLLYLQENNSQKAIEYFQLERQVYPESTVLMDRLLQKMNANGGNAKS, via the coding sequence ATGAAAAAAATTCTTTTTAGCAGTTTTCTTGCGATGAGTTTGGTGGGTTGTGCCGCTGGTCCTCAACCTTTATACAATTGGGGAACTTATACTCATCAAACCTATTTGATGTATAACGCACCTGAAAAAGCAACGCCAAATACGCAGATCACAAAATTAGAAGCAGAGATTGAAAAAACCAAAGGTAAGGGCCTAGCTGTACCACCGGGGTTATATGCTCATTTAGGATTATTGTATTTACAAGAAAATAATTCTCAAAAAGCAATCGAGTATTTCCAACTTGAACGTCAAGTATATCCAGAATCTACTGTTTTAATGGATCGCTTATTGCAAAAAATGAATGCGAATGGTGGGAATGCAAAATCATGA
- a CDS encoding Lrp/AsnC family transcriptional regulator, which produces MDNIDQIILGLLKDNARMSVTELAEKVHVSRATIKKRMEYLESSGIITGYKVRFKPNAERNVIRAWMSIMVEGTKAQSVIKELRLESAVECLHKTNGKWDILVELRSDTLENFDKVLERIRNISGIYNSETSILLASHKT; this is translated from the coding sequence ATGGACAATATTGATCAAATTATTTTAGGTTTACTTAAAGATAACGCACGGATGTCTGTAACCGAGTTAGCCGAAAAAGTTCACGTCTCAAGAGCAACGATTAAAAAGAGAATGGAGTATCTTGAATCTTCGGGCATTATTACCGGATATAAGGTTCGTTTTAAACCAAATGCGGAACGGAATGTCATCCGTGCATGGATGAGCATTATGGTCGAAGGCACCAAAGCACAGTCTGTGATTAAAGAACTACGCCTAGAAAGTGCGGTTGAATGTCTGCATAAAACCAACGGTAAATGGGATATTCTGGTTGAGCTACGTTCCGACACTTTAGAAAACTTCGATAAAGTATTAGAAAGAATTAGAAATATTTCAGGTATTTATAACAGTGAGACCAGTATTTTACTTGCTAGCCATAAGACCTAA
- a CDS encoding nuclear transport factor 2 family protein, which produces MNKQEMKDLVTKAHHELFNLHDTTALDRYFSEDFIEHSPLVANGISGLRQLVEDCPDMQHEAVRVLADGDLVAIHGRFQGLDENPLVGFDIYRVKDGKIVEHWDGLVAEAAPNVSGRTQLDGPTEIVTHHDPEKNREIVTSFFKKSLIDGNYDAFKEYTDGDQFIQHSPDIGDGVKAVIDFLNNIRNEGQGLVYSKTHRSIADGQFVLTHSEGSIAGNRHAYFELWRVDNGKIVELWDAIPAVPEDEQAVHGYGVF; this is translated from the coding sequence ATGAATAAGCAAGAAATGAAAGATTTGGTGACTAAAGCACACCACGAGTTATTTAATTTGCATGACACCACTGCTCTAGACCGTTATTTTTCTGAAGACTTTATAGAACACTCACCACTCGTTGCAAATGGTATTTCAGGTTTACGTCAACTGGTAGAAGATTGCCCCGATATGCAACATGAAGCTGTACGTGTACTCGCAGATGGTGATTTGGTTGCGATTCATGGCCGCTTTCAAGGCTTAGATGAAAACCCATTGGTTGGTTTTGATATTTACCGAGTAAAAGACGGCAAAATTGTCGAGCATTGGGATGGTCTTGTGGCAGAAGCTGCGCCAAATGTAAGCGGTAGAACTCAACTAGATGGTCCCACTGAAATCGTAACTCACCATGACCCAGAGAAAAACCGCGAGATTGTGACGTCTTTCTTTAAGAAGTCATTAATTGATGGCAATTATGATGCCTTTAAAGAATATACCGACGGCGACCAGTTCATTCAACATAGTCCAGATATTGGTGATGGCGTTAAAGCCGTGATTGATTTTTTGAACAATATCCGTAATGAAGGACAAGGTTTGGTATACTCAAAAACGCATCGCTCCATTGCTGATGGTCAATTTGTATTGACACATTCCGAAGGCAGTATTGCTGGTAACCGACATGCCTATTTTGAACTATGGCGTGTAGATAATGGCAAAATTGTTGAACTTTGGGATGCAATACCTGCTGTGCCTGAAGATGAACAGGCTGTCCATGGTTATGGCGTGTTTTAA
- a CDS encoding amino acid permease translates to MSNSSSQLKRGLKNRHIQLIAMGGAVGTGLFLGSAQVIQSAGPSIILGYAIVGLVAFLIMRQMGEMIVEEPVVGSFSYFAQKYWGRFPGFLSGWNYWVVYILVAMTELTAVAKYVHYWWPHIPAWVSVLFFFVLVTCLNLGNVKFYGESEFWLAIIKVTAVISMIVFGLYLLLTAGNDSIASFSNLWQHGGFFPHGFSGLFYMLAFLMFAFGGIELIGMTAAEAENPEKSIPQAINQVIFRILVFYVASLAIIMSLIPWNQLDLGGLDKSPFVMIFSQLGIGWAAHLLNFIILTAALSVYNSGMYANSRMLYRLAVQGNAPKVFAKVSKQGVPTAAVIFSSILIFGCVLLNYFVPEEALSHLMYMAVAALVLNWAIISFTHLKFKQAMKLDGKVAKFPALFSPLSNYVVLAFIGMILYIMWTQGFKESVILIPIWITLMLALYKVLRLDKSL, encoded by the coding sequence TTGAGTAACTCATCTTCCCAATTAAAACGTGGACTTAAAAATCGTCACATCCAGTTAATCGCTATGGGTGGTGCTGTGGGCACAGGACTTTTTTTAGGCTCTGCACAAGTCATTCAGTCTGCTGGTCCTTCAATCATTTTGGGTTATGCCATTGTTGGTTTGGTTGCATTTTTAATTATGCGCCAAATGGGTGAAATGATTGTCGAAGAACCTGTAGTTGGCTCTTTTAGCTATTTTGCACAAAAGTATTGGGGAAGATTTCCCGGTTTTTTATCGGGCTGGAACTATTGGGTTGTGTACATTTTAGTTGCGATGACTGAGCTTACCGCCGTGGCTAAATATGTACATTATTGGTGGCCTCATATTCCAGCATGGGTTTCGGTTTTATTTTTCTTTGTGCTGGTCACGTGCTTGAACTTAGGCAATGTTAAATTTTATGGCGAATCTGAATTTTGGTTAGCCATTATTAAAGTTACCGCAGTCATTTCAATGATTGTGTTTGGCTTATATTTATTACTTACAGCCGGCAATGATTCTATAGCGAGCTTTTCAAACCTATGGCAACATGGCGGATTTTTCCCGCATGGCTTTTCGGGTTTGTTCTATATGCTCGCCTTTTTAATGTTTGCATTTGGCGGTATTGAACTGATTGGAATGACCGCTGCTGAAGCAGAAAATCCTGAAAAAAGTATTCCACAAGCGATCAACCAAGTTATTTTTCGAATTTTGGTTTTTTACGTGGCCTCGCTCGCAATTATTATGTCGCTTATTCCATGGAACCAACTGGACCTTGGTGGTTTAGATAAAAGCCCTTTTGTCATGATTTTTAGTCAGCTTGGCATTGGTTGGGCGGCACATTTACTTAACTTTATTATTTTGACTGCTGCACTTTCAGTTTATAACAGCGGCATGTATGCCAACAGCCGAATGTTGTATAGGCTGGCAGTACAGGGCAATGCCCCTAAAGTCTTTGCAAAAGTAAGCAAACAAGGTGTACCCACAGCTGCTGTGATCTTCTCTTCTATCCTGATTTTTGGGTGTGTTTTACTCAACTACTTTGTACCAGAAGAAGCTTTAAGCCATCTTATGTATATGGCTGTTGCAGCTTTGGTTTTGAACTGGGCAATTATTAGCTTTACCCATTTAAAGTTTAAGCAAGCTATGAAACTAGATGGAAAAGTTGCCAAATTTCCTGCTCTATTTTCGCCTTTGAGTAACTATGTCGTGCTCGCTTTTATCGGCATGATTTTATACATTATGTGGACTCAAGGCTTTAAAGAATCAGTAATTTTAATTCCGATCTGGATTACTTTAATGCTTGCTTTATATAAAGTTTTAAGGTTAGATAAATCACTCTGA
- a CDS encoding APC family permease, which translates to MENKASSLKKLSLWQVTIIGIAYMTPMTVFDTFGIVSGITNGHVPLAYLLALGAMLLTAWSYARFSKNSERSGSAYSYTAESLGPRSGFFVGWCSLLDYLLLPLINVLLAAIYLTALIPSMPYWFWVLVSAGLVTLVNCFRIRLLANLSLVFVFAPIILMVIFVYLVVRGIGSTQGYEHVLTLAPLWHGQQSLLPLVAGASVLCFSFLGFDAVTTLSNETKQPTKNIPRAVMLTTLAGGLIFFTAAWFIQLYFPNNVRFHHPSEALPEIVLYVGGALFQSIFLCGQIMNTVASGLASHASASRLLYIMGSDNIFPKKYFGTIHSSLGTPFFSVLFVGLISMSAIFLDLAQVVSLISFGALVAFTAVNFSVFMKFYIKDKQRSGFKNKFLNLFLPLLSVISIICLWLNLDSSSLIFGCFWLTLGILLFIYKTIKKQSIAISNAY; encoded by the coding sequence ATGGAAAATAAAGCGTCTTCCTTAAAAAAACTATCACTATGGCAAGTCACAATTATTGGTATTGCCTATATGACCCCCATGACGGTTTTCGATACTTTCGGTATTGTTTCCGGAATTACCAATGGTCATGTTCCCCTCGCATATTTACTTGCTTTAGGCGCGATGCTGCTTACTGCTTGGAGCTATGCGAGGTTTAGTAAAAACTCAGAAAGATCAGGTTCGGCCTATAGTTATACTGCAGAAAGTTTAGGGCCTAGAAGTGGATTTTTCGTTGGCTGGTGCTCTCTACTCGACTATCTGTTATTACCGCTTATTAATGTGTTGCTGGCTGCAATTTATCTCACCGCACTCATTCCGAGTATGCCTTATTGGTTTTGGGTGCTGGTATCGGCGGGCCTTGTGACTTTAGTCAACTGTTTCCGTATTCGGTTACTTGCCAACTTAAGTCTCGTATTTGTGTTTGCTCCGATTATCCTCATGGTCATTTTTGTATATTTAGTGGTTCGAGGTATTGGTTCGACCCAAGGTTATGAGCATGTGCTTACTCTGGCTCCACTATGGCATGGTCAACAATCGCTATTACCGCTTGTTGCTGGTGCTTCGGTTTTATGTTTTTCATTTTTAGGTTTTGATGCAGTTACTACCCTTTCAAATGAAACCAAACAACCCACCAAGAATATTCCCCGAGCAGTCATGTTAACCACACTTGCGGGTGGGCTTATTTTCTTCACAGCTGCTTGGTTTATTCAACTTTATTTTCCAAACAATGTTCGCTTTCATCATCCTTCAGAAGCATTACCAGAAATTGTGCTTTATGTGGGTGGTGCTTTGTTTCAGTCCATATTCTTATGCGGCCAAATTATGAACACAGTCGCCTCAGGTCTTGCCTCACATGCCAGTGCTTCGCGTTTACTGTATATAATGGGGTCCGACAATATTTTTCCTAAAAAGTATTTTGGAACCATCCATAGCTCTTTAGGGACACCATTTTTCTCGGTTTTATTTGTCGGGCTTATTTCAATGTCGGCTATTTTCTTAGATTTAGCTCAAGTTGTTAGTCTGATCAGTTTTGGTGCGCTCGTTGCTTTTACAGCCGTAAACTTCTCAGTTTTTATGAAATTTTATATTAAAGATAAACAACGTTCAGGTTTTAAAAATAAATTTCTAAACCTATTTTTACCGTTGTTATCGGTCATTAGCATTATTTGTTTATGGCTCAATCTCGACTCATCTTCACTGATTTTTGGATGCTTCTGGTTAACTTTAGGCATTCTCTTATTCATTTATAAAACGATTAAAAAACAAAGTATTGCAATTAGTAATGCTTATTAA
- a CDS encoding gamma-aminobutyraldehyde dehydrogenase has product MAKTQLQHFINGEYVTSKGNDFFDLVSPVTGEVYAQSPNATEAEVDAAYAAAKEAFKIWGRSTPSTRQKALLNLADAIEANADRLIEAQSRNTGQLKHLIASEEVGASADQVRFFAGAARLLDGTATGEYLEGLTSSIRREPVGVVGQVTPWNYPLMMAVWKIAPALAAGNTVVLKPSDTTPESTLLLAEIAAPFFPKGAFNVVLGQAQVGSKVVSHKTPALVSITGSVRAGLQVAASAAANLAKAHLELGGKAPVLVFEDADLDKAVEMIALTGYFNAGQDCTAATRVIVAESVHDEFLAKLVEAAKNTRFGDPDDQDALYGPLNNANQLKNVKAFIDNLPAHAKVETGGKQADRPGFYFEPTVISGLKQHDDAIQNEIFGPVITVQKFTDENDAIEKANDVEYGLASSVWTKDHARATRLSRELDFGTVWINTHIPLTAEMPHGGFKKSGYGKDLSGYGFEEYTRVKHVMSSNE; this is encoded by the coding sequence ATGGCTAAAACTCAACTACAACACTTCATTAACGGCGAATATGTTACTAGCAAAGGAAATGATTTCTTCGATTTGGTAAGCCCAGTCACTGGTGAAGTCTATGCACAATCGCCGAATGCGACCGAGGCAGAAGTTGATGCAGCTTATGCTGCTGCAAAAGAAGCATTTAAAATTTGGGGACGTAGTACACCTTCGACTCGTCAAAAAGCATTACTTAACTTGGCAGATGCTATTGAAGCAAATGCTGACCGTTTGATTGAAGCTCAAAGCCGCAATACAGGTCAGTTAAAACATTTAATTGCATCTGAAGAAGTAGGTGCATCGGCAGATCAAGTTCGTTTCTTTGCAGGCGCTGCCCGCTTACTCGATGGCACAGCAACTGGCGAATATTTAGAAGGTTTAACTTCTTCTATTCGTCGTGAACCAGTCGGTGTGGTTGGTCAGGTTACGCCTTGGAACTATCCACTCATGATGGCTGTTTGGAAAATTGCTCCAGCTTTAGCCGCAGGTAATACTGTCGTATTAAAACCAAGTGACACCACTCCTGAAAGTACCCTTTTACTTGCAGAAATTGCTGCACCATTTTTTCCGAAAGGTGCATTTAACGTGGTGTTAGGCCAAGCGCAAGTTGGTTCAAAAGTTGTATCACACAAAACCCCTGCTCTTGTTTCGATTACAGGTTCAGTTCGCGCCGGATTACAAGTTGCTGCTTCTGCTGCGGCAAATTTAGCAAAAGCTCATCTTGAACTTGGCGGTAAAGCACCTGTACTGGTTTTTGAAGATGCAGACCTTGATAAAGCCGTTGAAATGATTGCTTTAACAGGCTATTTCAACGCAGGCCAAGACTGTACTGCTGCAACACGTGTGATTGTGGCTGAATCTGTTCATGACGAGTTTTTAGCTAAACTCGTTGAAGCTGCAAAAAATACCCGTTTTGGCGATCCAGATGATCAAGATGCACTTTATGGTCCACTTAACAATGCCAATCAATTAAAGAATGTTAAAGCGTTTATCGACAACTTACCTGCTCATGCCAAAGTTGAAACAGGTGGAAAACAGGCAGACCGCCCAGGCTTCTATTTTGAACCGACTGTTATTAGTGGCCTAAAACAACACGACGATGCTATTCAGAACGAAATTTTTGGGCCAGTGATTACCGTTCAGAAGTTTACGGATGAAAATGATGCGATTGAAAAAGCCAACGATGTTGAATATGGCCTAGCTTCAAGTGTTTGGACCAAGGATCATGCTCGCGCAACACGTCTGTCACGTGAACTTGATTTCGGTACAGTTTGGATTAATACCCATATTCCTTTAACCGCGGAAATGCCACACGGCGGCTTCAAAAAGTCAGGATATGGTAAAGATTTATCTGGCTACGGTTTTGAAGAATATACCCGTGTTAAACATGTGATGAGTTCAAACGAATAA
- a CDS encoding TetR/AcrR family transcriptional regulator: protein MPNLETSSKKLHVIRTAINLFTTYGFHTTGVDLIVKKSEIPKATLYNYFHSKEGLIEMCIAFQKSLLKEEVLAIIYSNRYCTPTDKLKEIVVLHVNLNSLYHLLLKAFFEIKGTYPQAYRMAIEYRKWLTRELFDLIFSLETRALKPDADMVLNLIDGLMFGFLSTNSLSERDEVLERFF, encoded by the coding sequence ATGCCAAATTTAGAAACCTCTTCCAAAAAATTACATGTTATTCGTACGGCTATAAACTTATTTACTACCTATGGATTTCACACCACGGGTGTAGATCTGATTGTTAAAAAATCCGAAATTCCAAAAGCTACGCTCTATAACTACTTTCACTCAAAAGAAGGTCTAATTGAAATGTGCATCGCCTTTCAAAAAAGCCTGCTGAAAGAAGAAGTGCTCGCGATTATTTACTCAAACCGTTACTGCACGCCAACTGATAAGCTCAAAGAAATTGTGGTTTTACATGTCAACTTGAATAGTCTGTACCATTTATTACTTAAAGCCTTTTTTGAAATTAAAGGGACATATCCTCAAGCTTACCGTATGGCAATCGAGTATAGAAAATGGCTAACTCGAGAACTTTTTGACCTAATTTTTAGTTTGGAAACTCGCGCCTTAAAACCTGATGCCGATATGGTTTTAAACCTAATAGATGGTTTGATGTTTGGGTTTTTAAGTACCAATAGTTTGAGTGAAAGGGATGAGGTGTTGGAGCGGTTTTTTTAA
- a CDS encoding DUF799 domain-containing protein, with amino-acid sequence MIKKLLIASLVISSLAFTGCAVTAPPNKDITAYKAHMPKSILVLPPVNDSPDVKATYSYWPTVVAPVAEAGYYVFPISVVDNMFKENGVTNGNDAQSISPQKLQEIFGADAALYIRIKEYGSKYQVIQSVATVSADAKLVDLKTGDVIWTGEKKLVQASSDGNAGLIGMVVGALVEQIAGSFNDRAYPLASMVNTQLFTPTNYNPGMGLLYGPRSPKFQQDGVAK; translated from the coding sequence ATGATTAAGAAACTTCTCATTGCCAGCTTGGTCATTTCTAGCCTTGCATTTACAGGATGTGCAGTTACTGCACCACCTAATAAAGATATTACGGCCTATAAAGCCCATATGCCAAAGTCAATTTTGGTATTGCCACCAGTCAATGATTCACCTGATGTAAAAGCGACCTATAGTTATTGGCCTACCGTGGTGGCACCTGTAGCAGAAGCTGGCTATTATGTTTTTCCAATCTCTGTTGTAGACAACATGTTTAAAGAGAATGGCGTTACTAATGGCAACGATGCTCAGTCTATTTCACCTCAGAAATTACAAGAAATTTTTGGCGCAGATGCTGCTCTCTATATTCGAATTAAAGAATATGGCTCTAAATATCAAGTCATTCAAAGTGTTGCTACAGTAAGTGCAGATGCAAAACTTGTTGATTTGAAAACGGGAGATGTGATTTGGACAGGTGAGAAAAAACTTGTTCAAGCGAGTAGTGATGGTAATGCGGGTTTAATAGGGATGGTCGTTGGGGCTTTAGTTGAACAGATTGCTGGCAGCTTTAATGATAGAGCTTATCCATTAGCAAGTATGGTCAATACTCAACTGTTTACCCCGACTAATTATAATCCAGGTATGGGGTTATTATACGGACCACGTTCACCTAAATTTCAACAAGATGGCGTAGCTAAGTAA